The Chloroflexus aggregans DSM 9485 genome segment TGCTGGCTAGGACGAACTGTACCTACATTCTTTGTGACAAATCGTACCATGCGAGGTTGAGGTGCATTAAAAAGAGTTCGCAACTGATAGTGAAGGTTAGGATATGCCGCACGATAAATCGCTCACACGCAGATGCATCGTTGTCTACCCTGAAGCGTGGAGTATGCCGTGGTGACAGTCTCTCGTCTTGAACGCTATCAAGCTACTATCTACCTCATAGCCATCGCCGCTGGGCTTGCTATTGGTCAACGTTGGCCTATCTTAGCTCCCATCGCAGACCAAGCCCTCTGGCCGTTGCTGGCTCTGTTGCTTACCGTCACCTTCCTCCAGATTCCGCTGCTGCATCTGCGCGAAGCGTTGGTTGACCGGCAATTGGTGATCCTATTATTTGTTGGCAATTTTATGCTCATTCCGGGCATCGTCTGGTTATTCCTCCACTGGTTGCCGCCTGATGCAGCGTTACGGTTAGGAGTAGGGCTCGTCTTGTTAGTGCCCTGTACCGATTGGTTTATCGCCTTTTGCCATCTCGGCGGCGGCGATACGGCACGGGCCTTGGCGGTGACGCCGCTGTTGCTGATCGGCCAAGGTGCGTTGTTGCCGCTCTACCTCTGGCTGATGCTCGACGCGGCGACGCTCGATCTGGTTGCCGGTTTGAATCTCTGGCCGGCGCTGCTGATTATTTTCGTCCCGCTGGTGGTGGCGCTGCTTGGCGAGCGTTGGCTCGAAGCCCGGCCAGAGCGACAGGTGTGGCGGCAACGAAGTGCCGGGCTGACTGTGCCCCTGCTAGCATTGGTTGTGGGTGCAATTGCGGTATCGCAGGCTCAAGCGGCAATGGCGGCGCTCGCGGTTGTCCCGGTGGTGACACCGGTGTTTGTCGCCTTTCTGCTGTTCGCGGCAGTGCTGGCTCGCCTGCTAGCCGGGTTGGGCCGCTTGCCAGCGCGGCGCGGCAGGGTGTTACTGTTTAGTTTCAGCACCCGCAACTCGTTTGTGGTGCTGCCGCTGGTACTTAGCTTGCCGCCGGGGTGGGAGGCGACGGCGCTGGTGATTGTGGTGCAGTCGTTGGTCGAGTTGATCGGGATGGTGGTGATGGTGTGGGCCGGGCCACGATGGGTGATACTCCCACCGTAGGAGGCACAGTGCTGCTGTGTCCCTACCCCCCAACCAACAACCACGCTCGCTGCAACGCCAACGCCATCAGTGCCGCAGCAAAGATACGGGTCAACGTCAGGCTTTTGACCCGCCGTGCCATAAATGCAGCACCAGCTTGTGCTCCGAGTACAGCCGAGATTGAGGTCAGGATCAATAACAACCAGTCGAAGCGAGCGTCAAGCAGATGGGTTGCAAACGCCGAAAAGGAGGGTAGTGTGACAATCACCGCGTTGGTTGCCGCAGCGATGCGGGCAGTGTAGCCTAGTAGCACCAATGTCGGCATCAGCAGAAAACCGGGGCCAACCCCTAAGAAGCCGGCAAAAACACCAATGGCAGCACTGGCGAAGCCGGCCTTGACCCGTGTTGCGTCACTGATAACGGTGGGTTGGCTGTCGTCTTGTGTCGGTGGAAAGGCCATGCGGTAGGCGAGGAACACTAGTACCCCGACATAGATCCACCAGACGGTGGTTGTCGGGACAAATTGTAAAAGCCATACCCCGATTGGTGCAACGATGGTGGTAATGATCAGTAACGGAAGAGCGGTGCGCCAATCGACCATCCCTTTGCGTGCCAAGGTAACTGCGCCGGCAATGGCAGTGATGCCGTTGAGCCACAGTGAGAGCGGCATAATCTCGTGCTTGAGTTCGAGACCAAAGAGGCCAAGTACCGGTGTGGCGATAAATGCAACACCGAGACCCATCATTCCTGATAGAAACGACAATCCAAACAACAGTATGGTCAGGATGAGATAGAACATCGCCAGCCTCGCTATGCTATACAAGTGGCTCAGGGATCGTTGTAACATCTTATCGGAGATAGCACCTCGTCGGTCCGTAGCTGAGTGCTCATTGTGTGAGTCGGGGCAATACCCATCACTGCACCCTTCTTCGCCTTCTTCAGCGTAGTGTCTACGAGCCAGATCGTTGCGTGCGAGTCGTTAAGCGCACTGTACGGATCATTCCGTGACAAGCAGATGCCCTTCCCCGCAAGGAGAAGGGCAATGGTACTGCTAGTTCGCCATCACCACATTAAACAAATACCCTACCAATACAATCCCGCTCGCCACAACGCCGACAAACACGGCAATCAATTGCGGCTTCAGCACGCGCCGTAAAATAATCATCTCCGGCAAGCTGAGCGCTACCACCGCCATCATAAACGCCAGTACTGTCCCTAGGGCCGCACCCTTCGCCATCAACGCCTGCACGACCGGAATAATGCCGGCAGCATTCGAGTAGAGCGGTACACCTAAAGCAACACCTGCCGGTACCGACCACCACGCATCACGGCCTAGAATACCGGCCAATGCATCTTCAGGCACGTAACCGTGAATTCCGGCGCCGATGGCAATACCAATGACCACATAGAACCATACCTTGCCGACAATCTCGCGTGTATTCTCCCACGCACCGGCAAACCGCTCGGCCCACGTTGGGTTCTCTAGCGCGACTGTACCGCCGCCGCCTTTGATCTGCCAAACGAACTCTTCGACGTAGCGTTCTAGCTTGAGCCGCCCAATA includes the following:
- a CDS encoding arsenic resistance protein encodes the protein MTVSRLERYQATIYLIAIAAGLAIGQRWPILAPIADQALWPLLALLLTVTFLQIPLLHLREALVDRQLVILLFVGNFMLIPGIVWLFLHWLPPDAALRLGVGLVLLVPCTDWFIAFCHLGGGDTARALAVTPLLLIGQGALLPLYLWLMLDAATLDLVAGLNLWPALLIIFVPLVVALLGERWLEARPERQVWRQRSAGLTVPLLALVVGAIAVSQAQAAMAALAVVPVVTPVFVAFLLFAAVLARLLAGLGRLPARRGRVLLFSFSTRNSFVVLPLVLSLPPGWEATALVIVVQSLVELIGMVVMVWAGPRWVILPP
- a CDS encoding sulfite exporter TauE/SafE family protein; protein product: MFYLILTILLFGLSFLSGMMGLGVAFIATPVLGLFGLELKHEIMPLSLWLNGITAIAGAVTLARKGMVDWRTALPLLIITTIVAPIGVWLLQFVPTTTVWWIYVGVLVFLAYRMAFPPTQDDSQPTVISDATRVKAGFASAAIGVFAGFLGVGPGFLLMPTLVLLGYTARIAAATNAVIVTLPSFSAFATHLLDARFDWLLLILTSISAVLGAQAGAAFMARRVKSLTLTRIFAAALMALALQRAWLLVGG